One window of Steroidobacteraceae bacterium genomic DNA carries:
- a CDS encoding SDR family oxidoreductase yields MMQSTINKSLRAGLLAVLAAITSGCAGGGRAPDLPPLLLVAGATGGTGREVVTQALARGYRVRALVRDEAKAREQFGDSVQYAVGDVRNAGSLSGAMAGVSYVISAVGSNSRREPDNKPELVDYGGVKALAEAAREARVQQFVLVSSMGVTHEDHMLNRILDNIMIWKLRGENSLRDSGVDYTIVRPGGLNNEAGGKLGIRVLQSDPKDSVGQIPRADVAAVCVNALGNRSAINRTLAIVSDPTRGPADWASFFVGLKPDER; encoded by the coding sequence ATGATGCAAAGCACAATCAACAAATCCTTGCGCGCCGGACTGCTGGCCGTGCTGGCAGCAATCACGTCGGGCTGTGCCGGCGGCGGCCGCGCGCCCGACCTGCCGCCACTGCTGCTGGTCGCCGGCGCGACCGGAGGTACTGGACGGGAAGTCGTCACCCAGGCACTGGCCCGGGGCTATCGGGTACGTGCGCTGGTTCGCGACGAGGCGAAGGCGCGCGAACAATTCGGTGATTCGGTGCAATACGCGGTCGGTGACGTGCGCAATGCCGGTTCCTTGTCCGGCGCCATGGCAGGTGTCAGCTACGTGATCTCGGCCGTCGGTTCGAACAGTCGCCGCGAGCCCGACAACAAGCCGGAGCTGGTCGATTATGGCGGTGTCAAGGCGCTGGCCGAGGCCGCGCGCGAAGCGCGTGTGCAGCAGTTCGTGCTGGTCTCGTCCATGGGAGTGACGCACGAAGATCACATGCTCAATCGCATCCTCGACAACATCATGATCTGGAAACTGCGGGGCGAAAACAGCCTGCGCGATTCAGGAGTCGACTACACCATCGTGCGTCCCGGGGGCCTCAACAACGAGGCGGGCGGCAAACTCGGCATTCGTGTCCTGCAGAGCGACCCGAAGGATTCGGTCGGGCAGATACCCCGCGCCGATGTCGCTGCCGTGTGCGTCAACGCCCTGGGCAATCGATCGGCCATCAACCGCACGCTGGCAATCGTCTCGGATCCGACACGCGGTCCTGCAGACTGGGCGAGCTTTTTCGTTGGCTTGAAACCGGATGAGCGATGA
- a CDS encoding MFS transporter: MSDDAARAGALARLLNRVARVEARESSAVVIALLLFFFVLGGYFAVRPVRETIGTLLGRERVGELWGYTGIAAIAIVPIYGALVARVRRGVLLPAIYAIVALSLFGCALLFARESSASWAGEFFYVWISVLNLLLVSVFWSFLLELFDTGQAKRLFGFIAAGGTAGALLGPVLTDLSVQHIGNSGVLVLGGVMFTAAIVCQRLLINIWKTAPLQVATTADRALGGNPFAGFALVLRSPYLLAIALYVVFISVLNTFLYFEQLRLVESTFADVEKRTQVFARLDYSVQTLTVLSQVFLTGRIAQRFGAGALLVLVPLAMIGGFAALAMAGSFAVLAVVFVLRRWGEYAFIRPAREMLFSTLDAQSKYKAKNLIDVPVYRVADWTTAQVRNWLESGMLGATGVAWLGAVIAGAWAINGWWLGRRHRERATLQP, translated from the coding sequence ATGAGCGATGACGCGGCGCGCGCCGGTGCGCTGGCGCGCCTGCTGAATCGTGTTGCCCGGGTCGAAGCGCGCGAATCGTCCGCGGTAGTCATCGCCCTCCTGTTGTTCTTCTTCGTGCTGGGCGGCTACTTCGCGGTGCGTCCGGTGCGGGAAACTATCGGCACGCTGCTTGGCCGCGAGCGCGTGGGGGAGCTCTGGGGCTACACGGGCATTGCAGCGATCGCGATCGTGCCGATCTATGGCGCATTGGTCGCACGCGTCCGCCGCGGAGTGTTGCTGCCCGCGATCTATGCCATCGTTGCGTTGTCACTGTTCGGCTGCGCTCTTCTTTTCGCCCGCGAGTCGAGCGCCAGCTGGGCGGGTGAGTTCTTCTACGTCTGGATCAGCGTGCTGAATCTGCTGCTGGTGTCCGTGTTCTGGAGTTTTCTGCTGGAACTGTTCGATACCGGCCAGGCGAAGCGTCTGTTCGGGTTCATCGCTGCCGGCGGTACGGCGGGCGCGCTGCTTGGGCCGGTGCTTACGGATCTCAGCGTCCAGCACATCGGTAACAGCGGCGTGCTCGTGCTGGGCGGCGTGATGTTCACGGCGGCGATCGTCTGCCAGCGCCTGCTGATCAACATCTGGAAGACGGCGCCCCTGCAGGTTGCAACGACGGCGGACAGGGCCCTGGGCGGCAATCCCTTTGCCGGATTCGCACTGGTGCTGCGCTCGCCCTACCTGCTGGCCATCGCCTTGTATGTCGTTTTCATCTCGGTGCTGAATACCTTTCTGTATTTCGAGCAACTGCGCCTGGTGGAGTCGACCTTCGCCGACGTCGAGAAGCGCACGCAGGTATTCGCGCGGCTCGATTACAGTGTGCAGACACTGACGGTGCTCTCGCAGGTTTTCCTCACCGGCCGCATCGCACAACGATTTGGTGCGGGTGCGCTGCTGGTGCTGGTGCCGCTTGCGATGATCGGCGGCTTTGCCGCCCTCGCCATGGCGGGCAGCTTCGCCGTGCTCGCCGTGGTATTCGTGCTGCGGCGCTGGGGCGAATATGCATTCATCCGGCCGGCGCGAGAAATGCTCTTCAGTACGCTCGATGCGCAAAGCAAGTACAAGGCCAAGAACCTGATCGATGTGCCGGTCTACCGTGTCGCGGACTGGACGACGGCACAGGTGCGCAACTGGCTGGAGTCGGGGATGCTGGGCGCGACCGGTGTGGCCTGGCTCGGCGCCGTGATCGCAGGTGCCTGGGCGATCAACGGCTGGTGGCTCGGGCGCCGGCATCGCGAACGCGCAACGCTTCAGCCTTGA
- a CDS encoding MBL fold metallo-hydrolase: protein MEIEFFGAAGEVTGSCHILRVNGRELLLDCGMVQGGRDAYLRNREAFPFQPGSIDAVLLSHAHIDHCGRLPLLVKRGYRGPIYTNRACRDLLPILLRDSASLAVRDAQRVNRHRKAGAPAVAPLYDEDDAEQVLRLVRAVDYDKPFEVMPGVTLLVREAGHIMGSSSLDLQLQEGGLHRRLVFSGDLGQYDSPILLDPFGFEAADVVLMETTYGGRRHRDRTATEAEFGEILGAARRSGGNIIIPAFAIGRSQDVLYMLASHYREWQVDEWQVFLDSPMAIEASEVYWRHTERYDDDALALRRRISRMPELPNLVLSKTPHQSQAINAIKSGAMIIAGSGMCTGGRVLHHLKHNLERSSCHVVITGFQAPGTLGRRLVDGDEEVRIHGQSVPVAATVHTLGGLSAHGDQEDLLRWYGSFANRPPVYLVHGDPEAAQAFRERLAGLGAQGQLTEPGLRVDLADLRR from the coding sequence ATGGAAATCGAGTTTTTCGGCGCCGCCGGCGAGGTGACGGGATCCTGTCACATCCTGCGCGTCAATGGACGCGAGCTGCTGCTCGACTGCGGAATGGTGCAAGGCGGGCGCGACGCCTATCTGCGCAATCGCGAAGCATTTCCATTTCAACCCGGCAGCATCGATGCGGTCCTGCTGAGCCACGCGCACATCGACCACTGTGGGCGCCTGCCGCTGCTGGTCAAACGTGGCTATCGCGGTCCGATCTATACCAATCGGGCCTGTCGCGACCTGTTGCCGATTCTGCTGCGCGATTCGGCTTCGCTCGCCGTGCGCGACGCACAGCGAGTCAACCGCCATCGCAAGGCCGGCGCACCGGCGGTCGCACCGCTCTACGATGAGGACGACGCCGAACAGGTCCTGCGTCTGGTACGCGCCGTCGATTACGACAAGCCATTCGAAGTGATGCCCGGCGTGACCCTGCTCGTACGCGAGGCCGGTCACATCATGGGTTCGTCGAGCCTTGATCTGCAATTGCAGGAGGGAGGGTTGCACCGTCGCCTCGTGTTCAGCGGCGATCTCGGTCAGTACGACTCACCTATTCTGCTGGACCCGTTTGGTTTCGAAGCGGCGGATGTCGTGCTGATGGAGACCACCTACGGCGGGCGCCGGCATCGCGATCGGACTGCCACCGAGGCGGAATTCGGTGAGATCCTCGGCGCGGCGCGCAGGTCCGGCGGCAATATCATCATTCCTGCCTTTGCCATAGGCCGCAGCCAGGACGTGTTGTACATGCTGGCTTCGCACTATCGCGAATGGCAGGTGGACGAGTGGCAGGTATTCCTCGACAGCCCGATGGCGATCGAGGCAAGTGAGGTCTACTGGCGCCATACGGAACGCTACGACGATGATGCATTGGCACTGCGACGGCGGATTTCGCGCATGCCGGAGCTTCCGAATCTGGTCCTGTCGAAGACGCCACATCAGTCGCAGGCGATCAATGCGATCAAGTCGGGCGCCATGATCATCGCAGGCAGCGGGATGTGTACCGGCGGGCGGGTGCTGCATCACCTGAAACACAATCTCGAACGCTCGAGCTGCCATGTGGTCATCACCGGATTCCAGGCGCCGGGTACACTAGGCAGACGACTGGTTGACGGCGATGAAGAAGTTCGAATTCATGGCCAGAGCGTGCCGGTGGCTGCAACAGTGCATACTCTGGGCGGTTTGTCGGCCCACGGTGACCAGGAGGACCTGCTGCGTTGGTACGGGTCTTTTGCCAACCGGCCGCCGGTCTATCTGGTGCATGGCGATCCGGAGGCTGCGCAGGCATTTCGCGAACGCCTGGCGGGTTTGGGCGCCCAGGGTCAGCTGACCGAGCCCGGGTTGAGAGTCGATCTGGCGGACTTGCGGAGGTAG
- a CDS encoding GNAT family N-acetyltransferase → MKIRDATPADAALLHELILDLARYERLEDEVVGTAQDLARQLFCERPHVFALVAEFDGQAAGFALYFFNFSTFLARPGLYLEDLFVKPDYRSKGVGRALLAALAARAMARDCGRMEWAVLDWNEPAMAFYRGLGAQAVSEWQIFRMRRPAIERLANEAEPAAQ, encoded by the coding sequence TTGAAGATTCGCGACGCCACGCCCGCCGACGCGGCGCTTTTGCACGAGTTGATACTCGACCTTGCACGCTACGAGCGTCTCGAGGACGAGGTGGTTGGCACAGCGCAGGATCTCGCGCGCCAACTGTTCTGCGAGCGGCCCCACGTGTTTGCGCTGGTTGCCGAATTCGACGGGCAGGCTGCCGGCTTCGCGCTCTATTTTTTCAATTTCTCGACTTTCCTCGCCCGGCCCGGTCTGTACCTGGAGGACTTGTTCGTCAAACCCGACTATCGCTCCAAGGGTGTCGGTCGGGCGTTGCTCGCTGCACTGGCGGCGCGCGCCATGGCTCGCGATTGTGGGCGTATGGAATGGGCAGTGCTCGACTGGAATGAACCGGCCATGGCGTTCTACCGGGGTCTAGGCGCCCAGGCGGTGAGCGAATGGCAGATCTTTCGTATGCGCCGCCCGGCGATCGAGCGTCTGGCGAACGAGGCCGAGCCTGCCGCTCAGTGA
- a CDS encoding cytosine permease, with protein MLDAIRRWWSLDARDESQTADNPLEPLRDEQRRETGPLLTLAFGWGFLVTGLFVGGSLGAGLPFWPDLLRNALYGNLINFVIGALVGYMGYRTACNSGLLYRLTYGNVGAALPVLFLAALTIGWQGIVVGAFGLAWAGSFDSPWFYPVAIFAGILYTVTTYFGVRGLERVAVPSTIVLILVGIYAGYINIDRAGGVEAFLAKSRDVAAAQPMTDMQAINLVIGSWIVGAIVMAEYTRFARKTWVAIAIPFIVLVIAQLFLQLVGAMGGVVSGTFDFTAYMRTVGPVIAMFGIIAMSLALWTTGDANLYLPSIQTASVFRRPKRVMVVICGLAGTVLGLGIYQHFMTWIDQLARIVPPLIGPVIVDYYVFHNRSYRNDLLARLPAVNPLAIIACVAGIVCAYAYTPAWIAAGLFGLFVSMLTYAALFVVARLLGVRVGYARAQADR; from the coding sequence ATGCTCGATGCAATACGGCGATGGTGGTCGCTCGATGCCCGCGATGAAAGCCAGACCGCGGACAATCCGCTGGAACCGTTGCGCGATGAGCAGCGCCGCGAGACGGGACCGCTGCTGACGCTGGCATTCGGCTGGGGATTTCTGGTCACCGGCCTTTTCGTCGGGGGATCCCTAGGTGCCGGCCTGCCATTTTGGCCCGATCTCCTGCGCAACGCGCTCTACGGCAACCTCATCAATTTCGTGATCGGAGCGCTGGTGGGCTACATGGGCTATCGCACGGCCTGCAACAGCGGACTCCTTTATAGACTCACCTACGGCAACGTGGGTGCCGCATTGCCGGTGCTGTTTCTGGCCGCACTGACCATAGGCTGGCAGGGCATCGTGGTCGGCGCCTTCGGGCTCGCCTGGGCGGGCAGTTTCGACAGCCCATGGTTCTATCCGGTGGCGATCTTCGCGGGCATTCTCTATACGGTCACCACCTATTTCGGAGTGCGCGGACTCGAGCGGGTCGCGGTGCCTTCGACGATCGTACTCATCCTGGTGGGCATCTACGCCGGCTACATCAATATTGACCGCGCCGGCGGCGTGGAAGCCTTCCTGGCGAAGTCGCGCGACGTGGCTGCTGCGCAACCCATGACTGACATGCAGGCCATCAACCTGGTCATCGGTTCGTGGATCGTCGGTGCCATCGTGATGGCCGAGTACACGCGCTTTGCGCGCAAGACCTGGGTGGCCATCGCGATACCGTTCATCGTATTGGTCATCGCGCAGTTGTTCCTGCAGCTGGTTGGCGCAATGGGCGGCGTCGTTTCCGGCACCTTCGACTTCACCGCATACATGCGCACGGTGGGCCCGGTAATCGCCATGTTCGGCATCATTGCGATGAGTCTCGCGCTATGGACTACGGGCGATGCGAACCTTTACCTGCCATCGATCCAGACCGCGAGCGTGTTTCGTCGGCCCAAGCGGGTGATGGTGGTTATTTGCGGACTCGCGGGCACCGTGCTCGGACTCGGCATCTACCAGCACTTCATGACCTGGATCGACCAGCTTGCGCGCATCGTGCCGCCACTGATCGGACCGGTCATCGTCGATTACTATGTGTTTCACAACCGCAGCTATCGCAACGATCTGTTGGCCCGATTGCCGGCGGTGAATCCGCTCGCGATCATCGCCTGTGTAGCGGGCATCGTCTGCGCCTATGCCTATACCCCGGCGTGGATTGCGGCCGGATTGTTCGGGTTGTTCGTCTCGATGCTGACCTACGCGGCGCTCTTCGTCGTTGCTCGTCTGCTCGGTGTGCGCGTCGGCTACGCCCGCGCGCAAGCGGACCGATAG
- a CDS encoding DUF4197 domain-containing protein, whose translation MTMQGIRRTTTAVGLSSLSLLLVCAAAHAASVLDAFSQTDSTSALRETLTQGASRAIAKLGIKDGFLGNPEVRIPLPGKLAKARSLLKLVGMDKQADDLVVAMNRSAEAAVPEAAALFKGAITRMTVTDAKQILTGGDDAATQYFRRATEADLRTRFQPIVRKTTAGAELASRYDALAGKLSRYGLVSERDATIDSYVTDKALNGLFMVMAREEQALRKDPVGQGSRLLQKVLGALGH comes from the coding sequence ATGACCATGCAAGGAATTCGCCGCACGACGACCGCCGTCGGCCTGAGCTCGCTGTCACTGCTGCTGGTCTGCGCAGCCGCGCATGCAGCCAGCGTGCTCGACGCGTTCAGCCAGACCGACTCGACCAGCGCACTGCGTGAGACCCTCACCCAGGGAGCATCGCGCGCCATTGCGAAGCTCGGCATCAAGGACGGGTTCCTCGGCAATCCGGAAGTGCGGATTCCGCTGCCCGGGAAGCTCGCCAAGGCCCGCTCGCTTCTCAAGCTGGTTGGCATGGACAAACAGGCCGACGACCTGGTCGTCGCCATGAACCGCTCTGCCGAAGCAGCCGTGCCTGAGGCGGCGGCGCTTTTCAAGGGTGCGATCACGCGCATGACGGTGACCGATGCCAAGCAGATCCTGACCGGTGGCGATGATGCCGCGACACAATACTTTCGTCGCGCGACCGAGGCGGACCTGCGCACCCGGTTTCAGCCGATCGTAAGGAAGACTACGGCGGGAGCGGAACTTGCGAGCCGCTATGACGCCCTCGCGGGCAAGCTGTCACGCTATGGCCTGGTGAGCGAGCGCGACGCCACGATCGACTCCTACGTTACTGACAAGGCGCTCAACGGCCTGTTCATGGTGATGGCGCGCGAAGAGCAGGCGTTGCGCAAAGATCCGGTCGGCCAGGGCAGCCGCCTGCTGCAGAAAGTACTGGGCGCACTCGGTCACTGA
- a CDS encoding protein kinase → MAYRIIVVSRDQKYASWLRHHIDTIWPDCGVRLLDVNEFSRKRRTLTDRDCDLIFLDLEFGDSPEDPKSEGLFWLRELRKQSNLPSLVAVAQDGNELTAVRAMRLGAVDYLPRRLLTSERIKQALQVIARVIERRVEAAMHSDVAANAPGPNFSIPRYRLQERLGASDKATVFKAFSDESQSDVAIKVINAEVANQDQERQRLAREFAAIAALEHPSIVQIYDYGVHEGREYLVMEYFARGDLKARMRDPLNANEALRYVTRIAQALEVVHAAGLIHRDLKPHNVMLRDNDDIVLIDFGLAREANGEAGSTRTGVLRGSPYYMSPEQAQGMVLDARTDLYSLGVIFFELLAERKPFTGATAMEVLNAHVTGDIPRLPDDVSEFQSIIDRLLAKRVEDRFASAEALIDALREMRRDEDKREAPEQRFAAAL, encoded by the coding sequence GTGGCCTACCGTATCATCGTCGTCAGTCGCGACCAGAAGTATGCCTCCTGGTTGCGTCATCACATCGACACGATCTGGCCCGACTGCGGCGTACGGCTCCTCGATGTCAATGAATTTTCGCGCAAGCGTCGCACACTGACCGATCGCGACTGCGATCTGATCTTCCTCGATCTCGAGTTCGGCGACAGCCCCGAGGATCCCAAGTCCGAGGGCCTGTTCTGGCTGCGCGAGTTGCGCAAGCAGTCGAATCTGCCATCGTTGGTGGCGGTTGCCCAGGACGGCAATGAACTCACCGCGGTGCGGGCCATGCGCCTCGGCGCTGTCGATTATCTGCCGCGACGCTTGTTGACTTCGGAGCGCATCAAACAGGCGCTGCAGGTCATCGCGCGGGTCATCGAGCGCCGCGTCGAGGCGGCGATGCATTCGGATGTCGCGGCCAATGCCCCGGGTCCCAACTTCTCGATTCCGCGTTACCGGCTGCAGGAGCGCCTCGGCGCCTCGGACAAGGCGACGGTTTTCAAGGCCTTCAGCGACGAGTCGCAGAGCGATGTGGCCATCAAGGTCATCAACGCCGAGGTCGCCAACCAGGACCAGGAGCGACAGCGGCTGGCGCGCGAGTTCGCTGCCATCGCGGCGCTCGAGCATCCCTCCATCGTGCAGATCTATGACTATGGTGTGCATGAGGGTCGCGAATACCTGGTGATGGAGTATTTCGCGCGCGGGGACCTCAAGGCGCGCATGCGCGATCCACTGAACGCGAACGAGGCCCTGCGCTACGTCACCCGCATTGCGCAGGCGCTCGAAGTGGTCCATGCGGCCGGGCTCATTCACCGCGACCTCAAACCGCACAATGTCATGCTGCGCGACAACGACGACATCGTGCTGATCGACTTCGGCCTGGCGCGCGAAGCGAATGGCGAGGCTGGCAGCACGCGCACGGGCGTTTTGCGTGGCTCACCCTATTACATGAGCCCCGAGCAGGCGCAGGGCATGGTGCTGGATGCGCGCACGGACCTGTACAGTCTCGGAGTGATCTTTTTCGAGCTGCTCGCCGAGCGCAAGCCTTTCACGGGCGCCACCGCGATGGAGGTGCTCAACGCGCACGTGACTGGCGACATCCCGCGCCTGCCCGACGACGTGAGCGAATTTCAATCCATCATCGACCGGCTGCTCGCCAAGCGCGTCGAGGATCGTTTCGCGAGCGCCGAGGCACTGATCGACGCATTGCGCGAGATGCGCCGGGATGAGGACAAGCGCGAGGCCCCGGAACAGCGCTTCGCCGCGGCACTCTGA
- a CDS encoding endonuclease/exonuclease/phosphatase family protein, which produces MPRWVGAGALALALCAASSLLARWFWPGELAVNFVFQQLLACAALAALAWRGRLWRSLAWLAPSAVVCAFLLARQPPPATVAERRTDAALTLIVANMFYRNEETHRLAQWLRERNADIVVLSEMSEARVHAALAEQFAYRYCNGAVGTGALCVASRVALQDVSTVRLSAEGPRELTMSLKWRGQRIRLLAVHLTWPLTPGHLSRRDAELAAMRRWRGESADPVIIAGDFNLSPASPRFAALLADTHLRWLSPPMAQRATWPAWFPPVGLAIDHILFDERLRPVAVARGPRIGSDHWPLLGQFEPGSRASAGNMR; this is translated from the coding sequence ATGCCGCGCTGGGTGGGTGCTGGCGCGCTGGCGCTCGCACTCTGCGCGGCGTCGTCCCTGCTCGCGCGCTGGTTCTGGCCTGGCGAGCTCGCGGTCAATTTCGTATTCCAGCAGCTACTCGCCTGTGCCGCGCTCGCCGCGCTCGCCTGGCGCGGACGGCTTTGGCGTTCATTGGCGTGGCTTGCGCCGAGCGCCGTCGTTTGCGCCTTCCTGCTCGCGCGACAACCGCCGCCCGCGACTGTCGCCGAGCGCAGGACCGACGCCGCGCTTACCTTGATCGTTGCGAACATGTTCTATCGAAACGAGGAAACCCATCGCCTGGCGCAGTGGCTGCGTGAGCGCAATGCGGACATTGTCGTGCTGAGCGAAATGAGCGAGGCACGGGTGCACGCCGCGCTGGCGGAGCAATTCGCCTACCGGTACTGCAATGGTGCAGTCGGCACCGGTGCGCTGTGTGTCGCCTCGCGCGTGGCTTTGCAGGATGTCTCGACGGTGCGGCTCTCGGCTGAGGGTCCGCGCGAATTGACGATGTCCTTGAAGTGGCGCGGCCAGCGCATCCGTCTGCTCGCCGTCCATCTGACCTGGCCGCTCACACCAGGTCACCTCAGCAGGCGCGACGCCGAACTCGCCGCAATGCGACGCTGGCGCGGCGAGTCGGCCGATCCGGTGATCATTGCAGGCGACTTCAATCTCTCGCCAGCATCGCCCCGCTTTGCGGCTTTGCTCGCGGACACCCATCTCCGTTGGCTGTCGCCGCCCATGGCGCAGCGTGCGACCTGGCCGGCCTGGTTTCCGCCCGTAGGGCTTGCAATTGACCATATACTCTTCGATGAACGCCTACGGCCGGTGGCGGTCGCGCGTGGCCCGCGCATTGGCTCGGATCACTGGCCCCTGCTCGGGCAGTTCGAACCCGGCAGCCGGGCATCCGCCGGGAACATGCGCTAG
- a CDS encoding energy transducer TonB, producing MSIAVLSVDGTLLHTLGDVVGESHELLRVASAAELTDRIVSAAAGVALLDSAAIAEPVDQLCSKLRRQFPDLVLVVAGTTEDQVPLSPLVTDGTVYRFLHKPVSAQRVRLFIEAAMRRHDEEHAITIAAEAEAAAAAARVAVEARKAQRTKPAGPPRAALFAAIAALVCVGAGAWWFLQRETSPGGTSTATPATTGQNKGPATEIAGLLQRAAAALEKGDLVTPETENAAALYRDVLKLAPDNATAQSGIDAVVDKLLASVESAFVAEQLDVAESLLGFARELRPEHARIAFLSTQLAKERERAVLLRARRAAASGNLDRAIEVLGEAPGANQNASLVSETRRAYEQQQVDTRVGDLLRQATDRLRSGAIINPAGNNAQFYIESAAALAPDNNSVKQAQRALANRLISDARTAAEAADTDNTEQLLRAAEQSGVSRGTIAQIRETLATRTTAVKNNDLTRLAGLFNQRLTANRLLTPANDSARFYLDSLQRTDPQHPSTVNARAAFARETLNEARLALARADFTGASNWLGEAERAGAGAGDVGAVRKQITDAQARAAAANTVVAAGSLKLNRYVAPNYPEAARGRGIEGWVEVEFSVMPDGSVADARVLNSEPDGTFDRAALTAVSRWRYEPVMRDGAAVTQRARLRLRFSLQ from the coding sequence ATGAGCATTGCTGTGCTATCAGTCGATGGCACGCTTCTGCATACGCTCGGCGACGTGGTCGGCGAAAGCCACGAGCTCCTGCGGGTTGCGAGCGCGGCCGAGCTCACGGACCGCATCGTCAGCGCCGCCGCTGGTGTTGCCCTGCTCGACAGCGCAGCCATCGCCGAGCCAGTCGATCAGCTTTGCAGCAAATTGCGCCGGCAGTTTCCCGATCTCGTACTGGTCGTAGCCGGCACGACAGAAGATCAGGTGCCCCTGTCACCGCTCGTGACCGACGGTACCGTCTATCGCTTCCTGCACAAGCCGGTCTCCGCACAGCGGGTACGCCTGTTCATCGAAGCCGCGATGCGTCGCCACGATGAAGAGCATGCCATCACCATCGCCGCCGAGGCCGAAGCCGCCGCTGCCGCGGCGCGAGTTGCCGTCGAAGCGCGAAAGGCGCAGCGCACCAAGCCAGCCGGGCCGCCGCGAGCCGCGCTGTTCGCCGCGATTGCAGCGCTCGTGTGCGTCGGCGCAGGCGCCTGGTGGTTCCTGCAACGCGAGACGTCACCCGGCGGGACCTCAACGGCAACCCCGGCAACGACGGGCCAGAACAAAGGGCCGGCAACTGAAATCGCTGGGCTGCTGCAACGCGCGGCGGCGGCGCTCGAGAAGGGCGATCTCGTCACTCCGGAGACCGAGAACGCAGCGGCGCTCTATCGCGATGTTCTCAAGCTGGCGCCGGATAATGCCACTGCACAGAGCGGCATCGACGCCGTAGTCGACAAACTCCTGGCGAGCGTCGAGTCCGCGTTCGTGGCCGAACAACTCGACGTTGCCGAGAGCCTGCTCGGCTTCGCGCGCGAACTGCGCCCCGAGCATGCGCGCATCGCTTTTTTGAGCACGCAGCTTGCCAAGGAACGCGAGCGCGCCGTTCTCTTGCGTGCGCGACGTGCCGCCGCAAGCGGCAATCTCGATCGCGCCATCGAAGTCCTGGGCGAAGCGCCTGGGGCCAACCAGAATGCCTCGCTGGTCTCCGAGACGCGTCGCGCCTACGAGCAGCAGCAGGTCGACACGCGCGTTGGTGACCTGCTGCGCCAGGCCACCGATCGCCTGCGCAGCGGCGCGATCATCAATCCGGCAGGTAACAACGCCCAGTTCTATATCGAATCCGCGGCTGCCCTCGCGCCCGACAACAATTCGGTCAAGCAAGCCCAGCGGGCGCTCGCAAACCGCCTGATCAGCGATGCGCGCACCGCAGCGGAAGCGGCCGACACGGACAACACCGAGCAGCTGCTGCGCGCTGCGGAGCAAAGCGGCGTTTCGAGGGGCACGATTGCCCAGATTCGCGAAACCCTTGCGACGCGCACCACAGCCGTCAAGAACAACGACCTCACGAGGCTGGCAGGGTTGTTCAACCAGCGCCTCACCGCCAACCGGCTCCTGACGCCCGCCAATGACAGCGCGCGCTTCTACCTCGACTCGCTGCAGCGAACCGATCCGCAGCACCCGAGCACGGTCAACGCACGCGCCGCCTTCGCGCGCGAGACCTTGAACGAAGCGCGCCTCGCGCTGGCGCGGGCGGATTTCACTGGCGCAAGCAACTGGCTCGGCGAAGCCGAGCGTGCAGGCGCTGGTGCCGGCGATGTCGGTGCGGTGCGCAAACAGATAACCGATGCCCAGGCTCGGGCGGCGGCGGCCAACACCGTGGTAGCGGCAGGCTCGCTCAAGCTCAATCGCTATGTCGCGCCGAACTACCCGGAGGCCGCGCGCGGCCGTGGCATCGAGGGCTGGGTGGAAGTCGAGTTCAGCGTCATGCCTGATGGCAGTGTCGCGGATGCACGCGTACTGAACTCCGAACCGGATGGCACTTTCGACCGCGCCGCACTGACCGCCGTTAGTCGCTGGCGTTATGAGCCGGTCATGCGCGATGGCGCGGCCGTCACGCAACGTGCCCGGCTGCGCCTGCGTTTCTCGCTGCAATGA